One Succinivibrio dextrinosolvens DNA window includes the following coding sequences:
- a CDS encoding MFS transporter: MLGHFATDISHGSLPIILAYMYQAGKLDSYSAVAMLMMANTILNAVVQPFAGNLADSKPRPYLMSLGIALSFSGVMFIGLVENQILLYSLVCLNGLGSAIFHPAGGKMANTFGKAKLGKSMSIFSVGGNAGMAAGPFYFTGLYIFFGLNATLAMCVPGLIMIIIYTLKNRYYVVACRQEQKKVAKAKADSDEKENIRGFVILVCVLFLRSAGWFSFMAFLSLYYMHNLHISDELATLLNGMVCLCGAIATYFGGTISDRIGFNKMVTISSLLSVPFIVSFTFTSSPMLATLLLIPFSVLFFTGMSPTVVIGQKFLCHHVGMATGFTIGLSMSFGGLIAPLVGKLGDAFGIEYVMYAVAAFITTAAVTTLVIPKIPVAR; the protein is encoded by the coding sequence ATGCTAGGACACTTTGCAACCGATATCTCTCACGGTTCCCTTCCTATCATCCTTGCATACATGTATCAGGCCGGAAAGCTTGATTCCTATTCCGCTGTAGCCATGCTGATGATGGCCAACACCATTTTAAACGCAGTGGTACAGCCTTTTGCAGGTAATCTTGCCGACTCAAAACCAAGACCATATCTGATGAGTCTGGGCATAGCCCTATCCTTCAGCGGCGTTATGTTCATAGGACTGGTTGAAAATCAGATCCTGCTCTACTCTCTTGTCTGTCTGAACGGACTTGGCAGCGCAATATTCCATCCTGCAGGAGGGAAGATGGCAAATACCTTTGGCAAGGCAAAGCTTGGTAAGAGCATGTCTATTTTCTCGGTTGGAGGAAATGCCGGTATGGCTGCAGGACCTTTCTACTTCACAGGTTTATATATTTTCTTTGGACTGAATGCCACTCTGGCAATGTGTGTACCAGGTCTTATCATGATCATTATCTACACGCTCAAAAACCGCTACTACGTGGTTGCCTGCAGACAGGAGCAGAAAAAGGTAGCCAAAGCTAAAGCAGATTCGGATGAAAAGGAAAACATCAGAGGCTTTGTCATTCTCGTATGTGTACTCTTCTTAAGATCAGCCGGCTGGTTCTCCTTCATGGCTTTCTTATCACTTTACTATATGCATAACCTTCACATCTCAGATGAACTTGCAACCCTCTTAAACGGAATGGTTTGTCTGTGCGGAGCTATTGCCACCTATTTTGGCGGAACCATCTCCGATCGCATAGGCTTCAATAAGATGGTAACCATAAGCTCACTGCTGTCAGTACCTTTTATCGTAAGCTTTACCTTCACCTCAAGTCCAATGCTGGCAACACTGCTTTTAATACCATTCTCAGTACTGTTCTTCACAGGAATGTCACCTACTGTTGTAATCGGACAGAAATTCCTGTGTCACCATGTAGGAATGGCAACAGGCTTTACCATTGGCTTATCCATGAGCTTTGGCGGACTGATTGCGCCTCTTGTGGGTAAACTGGGAGATGCCTTCGGAATCGAATACGTCATGTATGCAGTCGCAGCTTTCATTACAACTGCAGCAGTTACAACTCTGGTAATTCCAAAGATTCCGGTAGCCAGATAG